In the genome of Nycticebus coucang isolate mNycCou1 chromosome 12, mNycCou1.pri, whole genome shotgun sequence, the window aaaaaaaaaaattcccggcgttgtggtgggtgcctatagtcccagctacttgagaggcggaggcaggaggcttgcttgaggccaggagttggaggttgctgtgagctgtgatgccacagcactctacccagggcaacagcttgagactctgtctcaaaaaataaataaataaataaaataaaagaaagacatagCAAGAGATGATCCATTACAAGCAGTAGCATGCTTTGCTATCTACCCCAATATTATTGTTCCTGTCATTTCTGTTTGTGACAAAGTCATAGGCCCTGCAACTAGAAGCATGGCTTATTCCTTATATTCACAATTGATGCAATTAGAGGAATGTGTTCACATCAGAGGCCAGTAGCAAATAAAGGTGGAATTTTTCTGCATTTAAATTCACCAATTAAGGGCAGGTTGAGAAACCATGGTCTCACCTTTCCTCTGACAATCCAGATCCTAGTGTGCTCCTCTGATGGAggatgtaatttctttctttttctttaatttttttttttttttgagatggcctcaagctatagcccttggtagagtgctctggcatcatatggcaacttcaaactcctgggcttaagtgattctcttgcctcagccttctgagtagctgggtctagaggtgccccaccagaatgcctggctgtttttaggttgtagttgtcattgtttggcaggcccgggctggattcgaacccgccagctctgatgtatgagGCTTGTGCtttagccactgtgctacaggagccatCCAGAGgatacaatttctttcttttttttttttttttctgtagagacagagtttcactttatggccctaggtagagtgccatggcatcacacagctcacagcaacctccaactcctgggcttaagcgattctcttgcctcagcctcccgagtagctgggactacaggcgcccgccacaacgcccggctattttttgttgcagtttggcaggggccaggtttgaaccccccaccctcggtatatagggccggcaccttaccgactgagccacaggtgccccccgaGGATGCAATTTCTAAGGGCCCCTCAGGTCCAGGAGAAGGAGGTGGTTTGAAGACACTGACCTTGAGACCAACATGGGCTGCATTAGGATTTGGGTGGGGCCTTCCcccaaaaaaatcttttaaaaggtATTTAATGATGCTTTATTATAAGGATGAATATAATCCAATCTGAattcattattattacattttttcttctgatttcaacAGAAATCAACATTAAACATTCCCACATCAGGTTATAGTGgctcacactctgggagaccgGAGGTAGGAGGAggttttgaggccaggagttggaggccaccatctctacaaaaacagaaaaattagttaagcttggtggtgcatgcttgtagttctagctactgggaggctgaggcgggaggatgggttgagccctggagtttgaggctgcagtgaactgtggtgatgtcattgcactctacccataACAACTgagggagaccctgcctcaaaaaagaaaagccagtccCAGGGGCCTGTGAGTCCCAGGCTGTGCTTGAGTAGCTGGCTTGAGCACGGGTCAGCAATGGATCAAGTACAGACCGGGGGCGGGTCTTTGAtggggggcggggccggggccaGTCTGGTGgtgcaggcctgggcaggggtgGTCAGGGCCCAGGACAGAAGGGTGGGGATCTGCGGTGGGCCTGGGACCGGGAGGCGGGTCTGTGTGGGGGTCGAGGTCCTAGGCGGGGCCTGGGACCTGCGGGGGACGGGACTGGGGTCTGGCACCGCCCTCTTGGCGTCGGTCTTCGTTTGGTTCCCCTCCGCTCAGCGTCATGGGCAGTCTCTTCGGGCGCGCGGCGCTGCGGGAGTTGCACTGCGACCGGCGCGCCCCAGGCCTGAGCCTGCTGGTGCGCACCTGCTGGGGTGAGTTGGGCCGCACGACCCGGGAGGCCGGAGGAAGGGCGCGCCACTCCGCCTTTGTTCGCCCAcgtgcgggggtgggggtgggggtggaggtctGGTCAAGTCGGGAGTTGGGGGCTCGCACCGCAGGCCCTGAAGCTCTCTCCCCTCCTGCGTCTGGCGGGCCCCCTGAAGCCCTTCTTCCCAGGGCATCTCGGGTGTGTCGGGaggtagggggtgggggtggaccGAGGGCTCTGGGGCAATTGAAAGCCCAAGGCCCGGAGGCCACACAGGGCTGTGATGGGGGTCTTATTGGACCCGGGTCTTGTGTAGAGACTCATCCCCAGCAGAAGGGCATTCTCGAGGGAGCTGCTGTGGCAGGGCTGTCTCCTGGCCAAATTAGGACAGAGTGGGCACCCTAGACCCTAGTCCACTGCTGCCTGGGACTCCTGCCCTGGTTGAAGCTCACGGGTGCTTTCTGAGTGCAAATGTTAGAATGCTTCTTCCACAGGCCCTGAAAGGGCAATTGCAAGGCAGAAAGTGGCCACACTAGACCCCACAGGCTAGACAAGGGGCCCTtgtgaactggattttgagagaACAAACAAGCAGGGGGGGTGTCCTCCCATGGGCTTTGTTCAGTCCAGAAGGCCCAGGGTGGGTACCCACCACTCTGGGGGTGAAGCTCAACACTCAGCCTTCCTGGACCCATAATTTGCCATTCTTTTTTGACTCTGTACAGCCATTTTGTGCACATCAAGGGTCTGGGCTCCTCTCCAAAGCAGCCTTTGACCTTGGACCCAATGCTAGAGATTTAGCATCACTTCGGGAATGGCCTGGAGCTGTAGGAGGATGAGAATGTCTCCTGGCTCCCTGGCAGGGTCCCCTCCAGAGGAGACAAGCTGGGCAGAGCTTAGTGCTGACCCTGGGTCTGGAAGCTTCTGCCGTTTGGAGCCCTAAGCACACAGTCTCTGCCTGGCACGGTGTGCAAGAAGCAGCCCTCCCGAGTCTCCTGCTGCAAACAAGAGCCCCTTACCCTCTTCTCCATCTCAGGCTCTGTGTCGCTGGCTCCACTCTACCTTGGGCAGTTTCTGCCACTGCCTGGGCAAAGCTGTGGCCCTTGGGACAGACTAGAAGCCCCAGGGAGCACATTTCCATAGGGGCAGTTTCTGACTCTGGGTACCACACTTGTCTCTTCCAGAGCTGCTCTGCCTGGAGGCAGACACCCTGAAGCTCGGTGTTGCCTGGGCCCTGGCAGAGGATCCCAGATTTTGGGGGGCATGGAAATGTGAAGTAGCAGTAGCCATGACCCCTCCTTTTTTAAAGGAGGGCCCTCTTGGACCAGAGAGCGGACTTTGGTGGCAGTGAAGCCAGATGGAGTGCAGCGGCGCCTGGTTGGGGATATAATCCAGCGCTTTGAGAGGCGAGGCTTCAAGCTAGTGGGGATGAAGATGCTGCAGGTACCAGAGCTCTTGGCTGTGGGGTGTCCTTGAGGGGACTTGGGagtgcttctctgctcacatcTCAGCTAGTGCCAGGGGGAGTGCCCTGGCTTTCGCGGTTGAAATGGGTAGGGGCATCTGTTCTGTGGCTGGGAGCCCATGTAGGGTATTATCTTGAGAGTGCTCTGAGGTCCAGGCACTGGCTCAGTGTCCTGGGTTTACCCCTCCCCCTATACCACCCAGGCACCAGAGAGAATTCTTGCTGAGCACTACCAGGACCTGAGGAGAAAACCTTTCTACCCAGCCCTCGTCAGCTACATGAGCTCTGGGCCTGTAGTGGCCATGGTATGGCGGACAGGGGTAGTGGAAGATATGTGGAGTGTCCTCCCCCAAGGAGATGGAAGGGGCCTGGAATGAGCCTGGGGGCCCTTGGCACTCCACACTTCTCCCCAGAGTTTATCTCTTGCTACAGGTCTGGGAAGGGTACAATGTGGTTCGTGCCTCGAGGGCCATGATAGGACATACTGACTCAGCAGAGGCTGCCCCTGGGACTATCCGGGGAGATTTTAGCATCCACATCAGCAGGTATGAGGGCCCTGACACATTCAGCTGCCTGTTCAGGGGCAAAGAGGGCAAGTGTTTAGGGTGACAGCCTGTTCCCAAGGCAGATCCATAAGACCTAGGTGTGTTCCTATGCTGAAAATGAAGccaagggctgggcatggtggctcatgcctgtaattcttttttttttttttttggccggggctgggtttgaacccgccacctccggcatatgggaccggcgccctaccctctgagccacaggcgccgcccacatgcCTGTAATTCTTATACCTAGGAGgttaaggtgggtggatccctccagctcaggagtttcagactagcctgagcaagagtgagaccctgtctctaaaaatagctggacgtgtgacaggtgcttgtagtctcagctacttaggaggctgaggcaaaaggatcccttgagcccaagaatttgaggttgctgtggtacTCCTTgtaactccagcctgggtaattgAGACGCcatcaaaaaacaacaacaacaacaacaaaaaaaacccaacaaacaaaaaacacagaaagaaagtgggattgggcgcggtggctcatgcctataattctagcacttgggaggccgaggcgggtgaattgcctgagctcacaggtttgagaccagcctgagccagagtgagaccttgtctaaaaatagctgggtgttgtggcatgcacctgtagtcccagctacttgggaggctgaggcaagaggatcgcttgagcccaagagtttgaggttgctgtgaactatgatgccatggcactctaccaagggtgagaaagtgagactctgtctcaaaaaaagaaaaaaaacaaagaaaaagaaagaaagtgaagccAAAAGACTTTTTATGGTGGGATATCATAGCTTACATGGTTGGAGCTTTTTTCACACTCCACCCCTGCCCTCTGCAAATAAGAGGTGATGAAGCATTTGCTTTGTGTTGTGTATGTCCTCTGACATCACTGCCTAACTTGCCATGATACTGTTGGCATGAGACAGCTGGGGGGAAAATGAGGTGCCCAAAAGTTGGGGTCCCAGCTGGTCTAGGGGGTTGTAAGCAAGAGGCCAAGGCCAGGCTAGAACCCAGTTTTCCAATCCACCACCCTGTGATTCTTTTCCCTTTGCACAATTACCCAGCTTGTTCTCTAGAAAGAAGGCGACAGAGGGGCATCAGATAGACCCTGGGACTCCCCAGGCTGCACCCTGCAGCCTGAGCCTTACCTTTCCCACCTATCACTTGGCACAGGAACATCATTCACGCCAGTGACTCCATTGAGGGGGCCCAGAGAGAGATCCATCTGTGGTTCCAGAGCAGTGAGTTGGTGAACTGGGCAGATGGGGACCAGCAAAGCAACATCTACCCAGCCTGAGGCCACCCCAGTGCCAATCCAGGACCAACTACCTCTGTCAACAAGAAATCAAGCCCATGCCCATATCTGTCCCTCCCAAATCACTTCCCTGTTCACCtgctgcaccccagcctggaggACTTTGAGCCACCAACTTTATGTGCCTTTCTGTTCATAACCAGCATAAGATTGGACCAAGTCCTTTCTGTACCAAAGTGCCAGACAACCTTTGGTGTGTCTTCAAAATTGGACAGTGTAACCTCTTCTCTCCTAAAGGGGAGATATTAAAATTCACCTTGCTGAACATGGGAGTGGTGTGCTTATTATGATGTCCATGGCAATTTCTGCCATCTCAGAAGCAGGAATGATGCTTTTATGCCAAATGTAAGCAGTTTAAAAATGAATCTGGCTCGGTGCAGTGGTCATGCCTATAATTGCAGCACTTTGCGAGGCTagagtgggaggatcacttgagagaCTAGCCTGGTAACACAATGAAATctcatatcttatttttttttttttgtagagacagagtcttactttatcgccctcggtagagtgccatggcatcacacagctcagagcaacctccaactcccgggctgaagtgattctcctgcctcagcctccagagcagctgggactacaggcgcccgccacaacgcccagctattttttggtttgcagttcagccagggccgggttttgaacccaccaccctcggtacatggggcggcgccctaccgactgagccacaggtgccgcccgaaatcTCAtatcttaacaacaacaacaaaacacagtaAGACAagttagcctggtgttgtggcacaAACccctagtcccagcttctggggaggctaaggtgggaggattgcttagcctagaagttcaaggcttcagtgaactatgatatgccactgcactccagcccaggcaacagagtgacagcCTGAGaccctcaaagaaaaaaaaaacactaaataatACAAATGAAGCTTACTGTGTTGCACACCCATGAGGGGATCGAGAACTTTGTTGAATGTATGAGTCAGGCAAGGATCCAGAGACCTCTGGCCTGAGATCTGGGGAATGTGGACTGAGCTCCAGGCTAGGTGTTATCCCAGCCCCACTTGTGTGATCCTGCTGAAGAGCTGCCTTCCCTGAGTAGGTCTGGAGGCTGCAGCTGGAGCTGATAGGAAGGGGTGGGCAAGGGCAGGGTGAGCCTGGTGACTACAGACATCCCTCACTTTGTGATTTTTTGTAGCCCAACGCCAGGAGCTGCCTGGCATCTACTTTGCCATGCTTACACCATACACATCACCCTCCTTCCAACCCTAGTCAGTGCTGGCTACTGGTAGGTTCTTGGGCTCTCAGGAGGGATAGCAGACACTGTATATCGCATATCATTATTATACTTGTGGAGGCCAACTTGGGCTTGGTGACAAATGCCTGGGGCAGAGCCACTATGTGGGGTATGGATGAAATGCCAGCAgccctttgtttttttgttgttttgttttgtttttgagatagtctcattatgttgcccagggtagagtgccagccaactcttaactgttgggctcaagcgatcctcctgcctcagtctcccaagtagctgaaacaacAGGCGCgtaccacaacgctgggctattttttctattttcagtagaaatggggtcttgctcttgatcaggctggtctggaacccctgggctcaagggtTCCTCCTGTCTTGGTTTCCCAGACtgatgggattacaggagtgagccaccgctccGGGCCAGCGGCCCTTCTTTATTGGTAACAAAACTGGACCCTTGGGGAACCAAGGCCCTCCTCGGTTTCCTCTGCTCTCCTAGGCTCtagtttctttttcctcctcctttgccATATTTATGTAACAGGATGGGGAGGTCTGCGGGCGAGGGGCCCAAACACCACAAGTAGGTATTTGAAAAGTACGGCTGGGCCCGCGGCGGCATCCGTCAGGCGGCGACCACTGAACTAACGCCAAACTTTAGGGAACCACCTGAGAAGCGCAGAACTCGGCCCAGCACTTGCAGCGCGCGCTGCCCTGACCGACTTCCAGTCCCAGCATGCCGTGCGTGTGGGCGGGGCCTCCAGGGGTGGGGCGGGGCTTTTCTGCAGAGGCCCTGCTGCAGAGGTTAGCGGGAGGTAAGTGGCTGCTTGGTGGCTGAGACCCGCCAGCGTCGCCTCTGGCCTCCCCAACCACCATGGCCGAGCTGCCTCCCGACGTAGAGGAAGATGCCTGCCTGCCTGAGTACCGCCATCTCTTCTGCCCGGACCTGCTGCGGTGAGCGCCCGGGAGAACGTGTGTCCCGGGAGTCGACGTGGTGCAGGCCCCCAGGTGTGGGGCGGTAGGGGGAAGTTACATGTTTTCAATCGTGTCTCACTTGGCAACTCTCtgaacagagaattttttttttaatcttttaaaaaatttacttggTTTAccggccgggcgcggtggctcacgcatgtaatccttacactctgggaggcggaggctggtggattgcctgagctcacaggtttgagactagcctgagcaagagctagacctcgtctctaaaaatagacgggcgttgtggtcccagctactcgggaggctgaggcaagagaatcgcttgagcccaagagtttgaggtttcggtgagctatgacgccagggcactctaccaaggtcaacaaagtgagactctgtctcaaaaaaaacaattttacttGGTTTACTGAGTGCTCTATGAGCAGTATGAACAGAGAATTTTATTAATAAGTAGACCTTTGGGTCCTGAAGACCCAAAAGCCTAGGAATACTAGGTTTTAGAAAGCagcttttcatttcttcctgtgaAAGTAATACATGTTCTTTGTCAACAATTTAGACGGGTTGGAAGTGCCAGGTTCAAAGGGTCAGAGTCCTGTATGGCTACACACCTGCCCCCCTCAGTTAACAGTATCTTTTCAAAGagcctccttttttctgctttcagggACAAAGTGGCCTTTATCACAGGCGGTGGCTCTGGGATTGGTTTCCGGATTGCAGAGATTTTCATGAGGTGAGCACTGCTTTGTCCGTGGTGACTCCCTGCTGGGTCCTGGGATCCTTGGACAAGATGCTGGTGGATAGTGGAACTCCTCTAGGGAGTAGGACAGTGGATGTCCCCACCTGCCCAGCAGGGTTCAGGTGCCTGCTAGGGGGTCTGGTGAGGGGTCAAAGATTGGCCTAGTGGGGAGGCTGGACTCTGGGGTCTCCTAGCAGCCAGTGGAGATTGTGTGGCTGTGGCTTTGCGGCCTCCTAAAGCCTCATAGAGCTGTCAGGATAGGTTGCATCAGGCCCCCATGCCATGCAAAGCACATGTCTACTGGTATAcaagtgctatggcctcagcctagggTTAGCAACTTGTCACCTTACCTGACAGAGGCCCAGAGTTAGGCTAAGGCTGGGGGAAAGGAACCCTTTCCCTGTTCCCCCAAGCTCTCCCCTTAAATACCAAAGAGGTGAGTACCACAGGAAGGACTGGGGTGCTCTTCCATTCCAGGTGGACTGTTTTTAGAGCTGATGCTTTGTGCATGTTGCTTCTCCAAGAAGAGTCTAGCCATCTGTGTTTAGGGTCATTTGGAAGATTAGATGGATGAAGTGCCAGCAGCTCCCATAGGACCTGCTTGGCACGCAATAGCTGGCTTTGTTGTTACTGTGAGGCTGAGTTTGtcagggagtggggcaggggaggCATCTGGCTTCAGAATGGGTTTTCTGCTTTTCACTCCAATTCCATGGGGAGAAGGGAGCGCAGGCGTGTGGGGCTGAGCCAGGGGAATGAAGCAGACCCCTGGCAGATATCTGGGCTGGGCTGTCTCTGCAGTGCACAAGGTATTTAGGGTGGAGTTTGCATATCTGTGTGACTGGCATACCCTACATCAGAGGGCTCCAGCCCAGAAACCCTGGGGTGGGTAACAGTGGTGCTCAGTAGAGGTAACTCCAGAGTTGCTCAGCCTGTGCCCTCTGCCAGCCGTGCCTTTGGCCCTTGACTGGTACTTATGCCTAAGAAAGGCTAGGTGCGgtggcttactcctataatcctaacattctgagaggctgagaacaggagttcgagaccagcctgagcaaagcaagaccccatctctactaaaagaaaaactagctgggcattgtggcaggtgcctatagccctaGTTACTGGGaagactgagccaagaggatcacttgagctcaagagtttgaggttgctgtgagctatgatgccacagcaccctaccccagggcaactgagtgagactctgtctcaaaaataaataaatatataaaaatagaaaaactagccaggtgttgtggtagatgcttgtagtctcacctacttgggaggctgaggcaagaggattctttgagcacagaagtttaaggtttgatgccatagcattgaccagagtaagactctctcaaaaaaaaaaaaaaaaaaaaaaaataggctctgcacccatagcacagtggtaacaGCGCCAgcccacatacatcgaggctggcaggttcaaacccagcctgggtcagctaaacaacaatgacaactgcaacaacaacaacaaaaagtgtcTAGGCtttgtgatgggcatctgtagtcaaagctacttgggaggctgaggcaagagaattgcttaagcccaagtgtttgaggttgctgtgagctgtgacaccatggcactcaactgagggtgacatagtaagactctgtctcaaaaaacaaatcaaaagggccaggcaccgtggctcatgcctgtaatcctagcaactctgggaggctgaggtggatggattgcctgatctcaaatgagaccagcctgagcaagagcaagaaccacatctctaaaaatagctgggcgttgtggtagtcgtctgtagtcccagctacttaggaggctgaggcaagtgaatcacttgagcccaagagtttgaggttgctgtgagctatgacatcacggcaccctactgagggtgacaaagtgaaactctgtctcaaaaacaccccaaaaaacaaaaaaacccaaaacttttgCCTAAAACCTTGGGTGGATCTCTGCTTTGAGCACCTAGGCAGGAACATACTTGGGAGAGCCCTTCACTGTCCTCACACCTACCATCTGGTTTTGCAGGCATGGCTGCCACACAGTCATCGCCAGCCGGAGCCTGCCGAGAGTGTCAATGGTGAGTCTATCCTGTAGCCCTGTCTACTGGACACTATGTGGGCCACTGAGCTTGGGCTAGGAGGGTGGTAAGGCCCGGGGGATAGTGACAGCAAAACTTTATCCGGTCTTAAATACAGAGCTTTGTGGAAGTGATTAGTGGGTCCTAGGAGAGACCACCGTATTGAGAGATCTCTGGGCTCAGCAGGGTCTTTGACCTGGGAAGAGAGTGTTACCAGTGCCACCTGTGGTCTCTGGCAGCAGTGGGAGGTCAGCTGGAGCTGCTGTTGACCAGTGATGGTGGCATGAATGGAAGATTCTGGGCACAGtgaggggcgggggtggggggcggaGCAGATAGAGAGTGTGGGATGTCTTATGAATGCTGACCAGGCTTGTAGCCCCAGGGAGTGGTGATTTGCAGGCTGGGCTTACCCAGAGTAGTGTCCAGCACCAATCCACAGTCCTAGTAGAATCTGGatatatcatcatcatcaactCTGAAGAGTGTTCCTCCAGGCTGAGGCTGTTGAGTAGTCTATTCCTGACTTTCTGTCTGGCTTCTAGGCTGCCAAGAAGCTAGCTGCTGCCACTGGCCAGCGATGCCTTCCTCTGTCTATGGACGTCCGAGTGCCCCCAGCCATCATGGCTGCTGTGGACCAGGCGCTGAAGGAGTTTGGCAAAATCGATATTCTCATTAACTGTGAGTCAGTGTTGAGCAAAGCTGGGGGGCTTCTAGCGATCAGCAATTTGGAGGCCCCAGAACTTTGGTCCTTGAGTGAGGTCTGTGCCAGAGAGCCCGGTGTTTCCCCTGGCATGGCTGCAGTCATTGCAGATACCTGAGGCCAAGACCCAGACTCTGCTTTTTCCAAGTGGGGTGAACACAGTCCCCATTCAAGCCTATGCCCCATGACTGCTGGGGTACTTTGTGTCCTGAAATTCTTCCTTTAAagtaatagactttttttttttttttttttttagtatactgTAAGATTTATAGAATTGAGCAGATAGTACATGGAATTTCATATACCCACCCCCCAGAGTTTTCCTTACTAGTAACATCTTGCATCTCTTACAGTTGAACCaatattgatatatatatttttttctgagacagagcctcaaactgtcaccttgggtagagtgccgtagcatcatggctcacagcaacctccaactcctgggctcaagtgagtcttctgccctcgcctcccaagtagctgggattacaggcgcctaccacaatgcccaggtattttctggttgtagtcatcattggtgtttggcgggccagggctggattcaaacccgccaggccagctcaggtgtatgtggctggcaccttagccgcttgagccataggcgctgagcccaatattgatatattattattaactatattccACAGTTTACGTCAGTGTTCGCTCTGCTGAGATTCCCTTTTAAAAGTACTttgtatagggcggcgcctgtggctcagtcggtaaggcgccggccccatataccgagggtggcgggttcaaacccggccccggctgaactgcaaccaaaaaaaaaaaatagctgggcgttgtggcaggcgcctgtagtcccagctactcgggaagctgaggcaagagaatcgcttaagcccaggagttggaggttgctgtgagctatgtgataccatggcactctactgagggccataaagtgagactctgtctctacaaaaaaaaaagtaccctgtattagggcggcacctgtggctcagttagtagggctctggccccatataccgagggtggcgggttcaaacccagcccctgccaaactgcaacaaaaaatagctgggtgttgtgttgggcgcctgtagtcccagctacttgggaggctgaggcaaaagaatcgcctaagcccaagacttggaggttgctgagagctgtgataccacggcactctaaccagggcgacaaagtgagactctgtctctaaaaaaaaaaaaaaaaaaactaccctgtATTAGTTTCTTGGACTCACAGAGTGCCATAACCTGTGGGGCTTAAGACAACAGAAACATATTCtcttatagttctggaagctagaaaaactaaggtcaaggtgccagcagagcTATGCTTTCTCTGCAGCTCTGGGAAGAACCTCTTCAATGCCTTTGTCTCACCTTGTATTATGGACAGTCCTTCAGTTGTAGACGTATCAGTCTATTCCCTGCCTCTGTCTCACatggtctgtgtctctgtcttcttttcttatgAGGGtaccagtcattggatttagggctcaCTCTAATTCAGTGTgacttcatcttaacttgattacatctgcaaagaccccattttcaaataaggccacattcacaGGAACCAGAGGTCAGGACATCAAGGACATCagcatgtccttttttttttttttcaggcggagtctcactatatcacccttgatagagtgctgtggcatcacagttcacagctacctcaaactcttgggcttaagctattatcttgcctcagccttccaagtagttgggactataggtacctgccacacactcagctatttttttgttattgtttagcaggccccggccgggtttgaacccaccagccctgctgtgtgtggccagcgcccta includes:
- the NME4 gene encoding nucleoside diphosphate kinase, mitochondrial, translating into MGSLFGRAALRELHCDRRAPGLSLLVRTCWGGPSWTRERTLVAVKPDGVQRRLVGDIIQRFERRGFKLVGMKMLQAPERILAEHYQDLRRKPFYPALVSYMSSGPVVAMVWEGYNVVRASRAMIGHTDSAEAAPGTIRGDFSIHISRNIIHASDSIEGAQREIHLWFQSSELVNWADGDQQSNIYPA